In Haladaptatus cibarius D43, the sequence ACTCGGTCGCGTCGTTGTAGCCTGCTCTCTCCATCACGGCGGAGAGAACGGCCAAACTCGGTCGTTCACCGCCTCGGTCGTCAGGCCGTTGTCGAACGTCTGTTCTCATGGTTACCACGATGGACGCTTCGGCAAAGACCCTTCCAGCTAGATTGAACGCCGTCGAAAAATCGGCGGTCTATCTATCTAGACGCCGCTTTCGAGCAGCCGAGAGAGCAACTTGCGCTCTGCCGCACGCAGGTGGTGTTGAAACGTCGGCTGTGAAATTCCGAGCGACCGTCCGACCTCCTCTCCCGTGCTTTTTCGCGGCGAGTCGAAAAAGCCGCTGTAGTAGGCCGTTTCCAGCGTTTCCCGCTGTCGGTCGGTTAGCGTTTCGGTGAGCGCAACGTCGAAATCACCGGTAGTCAACCCGCCTTCGCACTGACGGCGACTTCGGAGTTCGATGTCGGGGAACCGTCGTTGAAGCACTTCGACGAAGGTTCGAATGTCGGCGTTCGCCGGAAGGCGGACGACGACCTGCGCGGGGAGGTCATCCACGACGAACGTTTCCGGAACCGCGCCGTGGTCGAGTAGCGTTCCGATGAAACTCGAATCCGTGAGCGCCGCGGAAAACAGTGCAGCACTGTTCCGGTCGCTAACGTGTTGTATATCGGTGATTTCGAGCGAGTGGGCGGCAACCGCTTTCACGTCTTCGACTGTGGCATCACGAACCGTAAAGAAGGTTTTCAACGTTCCGTCGGGTTCGGAGACGACACCCATGAACTCGACATGGCCGCCGGTTTCGCGTTCGATGGCGACGAACACGATGGAAGAATCGACCACGTCGAACCTGAGTTCGACTACTTCGCCCCCCACGAGCGCCTTCTTGCTCTCGACGGCGTTGATTGCGTAGGCGACCGTCTGACTCACGTCGTCGAGAACCGCCCGTTCGAGTTCGTCGAACGTTCCTTGTCGGTCGGAGTAGACGGTGAGGACGCCGTACACGGCGTCCTCGTAGCGAAGCGGGAGCGCACAGGCAGAGCGATAGCCGCGCTTGAGCGCCTCACGTCGCCACGGTTCCGACGGCGGGTCGCGGAGAACGTCTTGGACGACCTGTGCTCGCCCAGTCCGTACCGCGATTCCTGTCGGGTCGGTAGCGGCCACGTCGTCCGGCGAAACAGTGACCGCGTCCAGGAAACCGCGACCGATACCCGCGGATTTGCGGGGAACCACCGTTTTCGTTCCGGGGTCGTTTTCGCCGACCCACGCAAACCGATACGGGCCGCCGCTGGCCAGTCGGGTACAGACCGCTTGTTCGATTTCGTCCCGACTTCGCGCCTCCACAAGCGCTCGGTCGATACGTCGAATCCCTTCGTTCAACTCGTTCAGTCGTTCGAGTGCGGCGTTCTGGCGGCGGAGCGTCGCTTCGTGTTCCCGGAGCGTTCGCTCTCGGTCTGCCCTGCCGAGCGCGGATTCGACCGCCGCGGAACAGAGTTCCGCGACGTCGAAGGCGGATTCGTCTTCGGTTTTCGTGACGAAAACCCCGTGATTTCCGAGCGGGAGGACGGCGACGCCGTCCTCGGACTTCGGTTCGTTTTCGATGAACGACAGCCACGCGAGGCCGTCGTGGCTTTCGATGTCGAGGAGGTCAGCTATCGCTCCATCTCGTAGTTCACCCGCACGAATCCGAAGCGTTTGTTCGTTTTCGTCGTACAGCGCGATGGACGTCTCGGGGAGGTCAAGAACGTCTTTTGCTCCATCAACAGCGATTTCGCACACTTCTTCCGTCGTTTCCGTCTCCAGTAGGACGCGGGTGAGGTCGGACAGCGCGGCGAGAACCTGCTCGTGTTGTTCTCGTTTCGTTACGTCTATCGCCACACCGACGACGCGCTCTATACTCTCGAATTCGTCCATGACTGGTTGATAGGCAGTTTCGAAGACCAACCCTTCGTACTCCCGTGTCGAGTGGACGCGCTCGCCGGAGAGAGCGCGTGTAAAGTCGCTTCCGATGTCGGATAGTTCGTCGTGGCGGTCGAACATAGATTCGCCGACTATTTCGCCGTCAGAGATTCCGAGGGCGTCCAAGCCGCGACCTTCGGAAAGTATCACCGTTCCGTCCTTGTCGAAAACGAAGAGGACGAGTGGCGCGTTCTGGATGATGGTCTGGTAGCGTTCGACTTGGAACTCGCGTTCCTTGCGGTTCGTGATGTTCAAGTGTGCAACCACGACGTAGGGTTTGTCGCCGGTTTTCGTCCTTGCCGCGGACAGCAAAAACCAGCGTTGTTCCGTCGGCGAATGGCACGGATATTCGAGCGAAAACTCCGTTCGTTCCCCAGCGATAATCCCACGAATCCCCTTCGCGGTTTCGTCGGCCGTCGGTTCGTCGGCGGCGTCGCACACGTCGAGGTAGCTACTGCCGAGCGTCGTCATCGAAAGACCGTTTTCCTGACCGAACACCTCCCACGTTCGGTTCGTCGCCACTATGACGCCGTGTTCGTCGAGAACGGCGACGTTCACCGGAAGCGTATCGAGTGCAAGACGGTCGATGTCGGTGTGACTCGCGGTGTCTTCCCCCTTCCCCATAGTCGTCGGAGAGCGGTTAGTCGCCAATGGATAAAACGATAGTGCCGAGGTACGCAGGTGCCCGCTGTCGCAGACACCACTTGGTGCGACTACCCGTGGTACGCCGTCACCAGTTCGTCAAGCGATTCGTGATGTTCCGTGGTGTGCGGCGCAGTCAGCGGCGAGACGCTCACTCGACCTTCGAACACGGCTCTGCGGTCGGTTCCGTCCGGGTCGGGAAGCGTCTCGTCGTCCATCTGTTCCCACGTCAAATCGTGAAGCGTGACGACGCCGCCGTCGTTCGTCGCGTTCATGTCGTAAACGTGAGAGGGTCGCGTCACTTCCATCGCCGCGGGTTCGTCGCCCGGCATGGGCGCGTTGACGTTCAGGTACTCGGCCTGCTCGAACACGCCCGCGTCGAGCGAGTGTTCGGTGAGATACGTCGCGGCCCGTGCCGCTTCCTCGTACTCCTCCTTCGTCGTGTCGTGTGGCCACATGTGGTTCGGCACGTGGAGCGAAACTGCGATAGCGGGAACGTCGAAGAAGGCGGCTTCGACGGCGGCGCTGACGGTTCCCGAGCGCCCGAGAACGTAGGCCCCGAGGTTCGCACCGTTGTTACACCCCGAGACGACGATGTCCGGGTACGGGCCGAGTTCGGTCAGTCCCGCGACGACGCAGTCGGTTGGGGTTCCAGTGATGGCGTAGCCGATGTCGTGTTCTTCGACCTCCACCTCGTAGGACATCGCTCTGCCGACTGCGCTCTGGTCGGTTGCGGGTGCGACGGTCGTCACGTTGCCGACTTCTTGGAGCGCCTCGTACAGCGCGTGGATGCCGGGACTGTCGATACCGTCGTCGTTCGTCAGAAGAATTTCCGGAGAGTCGCCCATGAGAAGGGGGTCGAAACGGGAACGCAAAAGTGCTCCGTTCGGCCGACAGTTACGACAACAGGAGTGGAATCCCGGCAAGGAGGCAAACGTACGCTACGGCGAACACAATCCAGTCCAGCACCGCGCGAGGGGTCGT encodes:
- a CDS encoding bacterio-opsin activator domain-containing protein → MGKGEDTASHTDIDRLALDTLPVNVAVLDEHGVIVATNRTWEVFGQENGLSMTTLGSSYLDVCDAADEPTADETAKGIRGIIAGERTEFSLEYPCHSPTEQRWFLLSAARTKTGDKPYVVVAHLNITNRKEREFQVERYQTIIQNAPLVLFVFDKDGTVILSEGRGLDALGISDGEIVGESMFDRHDELSDIGSDFTRALSGERVHSTREYEGLVFETAYQPVMDEFESIERVVGVAIDVTKREQHEQVLAALSDLTRVLLETETTEEVCEIAVDGAKDVLDLPETSIALYDENEQTLRIRAGELRDGAIADLLDIESHDGLAWLSFIENEPKSEDGVAVLPLGNHGVFVTKTEDESAFDVAELCSAAVESALGRADRERTLREHEATLRRQNAALERLNELNEGIRRIDRALVEARSRDEIEQAVCTRLASGGPYRFAWVGENDPGTKTVVPRKSAGIGRGFLDAVTVSPDDVAATDPTGIAVRTGRAQVVQDVLRDPPSEPWRREALKRGYRSACALPLRYEDAVYGVLTVYSDRQGTFDELERAVLDDVSQTVAYAINAVESKKALVGGEVVELRFDVVDSSIVFVAIERETGGHVEFMGVVSEPDGTLKTFFTVRDATVEDVKAVAAHSLEITDIQHVSDRNSAALFSAALTDSSFIGTLLDHGAVPETFVVDDLPAQVVVRLPANADIRTFVEVLQRRFPDIELRSRRQCEGGLTTGDFDVALTETLTDRQRETLETAYYSGFFDSPRKSTGEEVGRSLGISQPTFQHHLRAAERKLLSRLLESGV
- the surE gene encoding 5'/3'-nucleotidase SurE, translated to MGDSPEILLTNDDGIDSPGIHALYEALQEVGNVTTVAPATDQSAVGRAMSYEVEVEEHDIGYAITGTPTDCVVAGLTELGPYPDIVVSGCNNGANLGAYVLGRSGTVSAAVEAAFFDVPAIAVSLHVPNHMWPHDTTKEEYEEAARAATYLTEHSLDAGVFEQAEYLNVNAPMPGDEPAAMEVTRPSHVYDMNATNDGGVVTLHDLTWEQMDDETLPDPDGTDRRAVFEGRVSVSPLTAPHTTEHHESLDELVTAYHG